Proteins from one Carcharodon carcharias isolate sCarCar2 chromosome 19, sCarCar2.pri, whole genome shotgun sequence genomic window:
- the LOC121291376 gene encoding histone H1-like yields MADNSQKAEDVGELSVEKAIARKKKQQQPPPPPRSSPRRKKTGPTVTQRILQVAAATKERRGISLAALKKALSAKGYDVSRNNTRVNQTVKQLVRNGSLVQTAGVGAAGSFRFNRSRTRPDTPALGGALGGGGVAAAAAAAAATVTLPAAAAGTAPLKDETGGGAPKKKVSAPTKVTPAASRKGSQTKSSAAAKKSRAAGAGAAARRKGATAKPRKAAPTRRKLKPARRPGAARGKAGRPRPYRRNKPLRGGRKTAAGANIHRRRPSAGSKPKRSVGRPRKYPPFGPKRVNYARR; encoded by the coding sequence ATGGCCGACAATAGCCAGAAGGCGGAAGACGTCGGCGAGCTGAGCGTGGAGAAGGCGATCGCCCGGaagaagaagcagcagcagccccCGCCCCCGCCGCGCTCCTCGCCCCGCCGCAAGAAGACGGGACCCACCGTCACCCAGCGCATCCTGCAGGTGGCGGCGGCCACCAAGGAGCGTCGGGGCATCTCGCTGGCCGCCCTCAAGAAGGCGCTTTCGGCCAAGGGCTACGACGTGAGCCGCAACAACACGCGGGTCAACCAGACGGTCAAGCAGCTGGTGCGCAACGGCTCGTTGGTGCAGACGGCCGGGGTGGGAGCCGCGGGCTCTTTCCGCTTCAACCGCTCCCGGACCCGCCCCGACACGCCGGCCCTGGGCGGCGccctgggaggaggaggagtggcggcggctgctgctgctgcggcgGCGACAGTGACCCTCCCGGCGGCGGCGGCCGGAACGGCGCCGCTCAAGGACGAGACCGGCGGCGGAGCCCCCAAGAAGAAAGTGTCGGCCCCCACCAAAGTCACGCCGGCTGCTTCCAGGAAAGGGTCGCAGACCAAGAGCTCGGCCGCCGCCAAGAAATCCCGGGCAGCCGGCGCCGGAGCCGCCGCCCGCCGCAAGGGGGCGACCGCCAAGCCCCGGAAGGCGGCGCCGACCCGCCGCAAACTCAAACCCGCCCGCCGACCCGGTGCCGCCCGGGGCAAGGCAGGGAGGCCGCGGCCCTACCGCCGGAACAAGCCGCTCCGGGGCGGCAGGAAGACGGCGGCCGGCGCCAACATCCACCGCCGGCGGCCGTCCGCCGGCTCCAAACCCAAGAGGTCGGTGGGGCGCCCGAGGAAATATCCCCCGTTCGGGCCCAAGAGGGTAAATTACGCCCGTCGGTAA
- the LOC121291340 gene encoding histone H1-like: protein MADTLPARRKGRRAKAPQPPAQRSGSGTVSERILEAVAGSKQGRRGLSLAALKKMLSGSGYDVAANKWRLKQAVRSLVSKGSLVQTSGSGASGSFKLSSKGQKEEATRAEEKPRVRPPGRQRGRKAAAKRPKRRVAPRKMGRGAKGSRKARSPKGRKAARSPGKGGRQRAKPRKLAQPPEEEGKAPAPEEISASEETSQTCSEIQGKN, encoded by the coding sequence ATGGCCGATACCCTGCCGgccaggaggaaggggaggagggccAAGGCCCCTCAGCCGCCGGCCCAGCGGAGCGGCTCGGGCACCGTGTCCGAGCGGATCCTGGAGGCGGTGGCGGGCAGCAAGCAGGGGCGTCGCGGCCTCTCGCTGGCCGCCCTCAAGAAGATGCTGTCGGGCAGCGGCTACGACGTGGCCGCCAACAAGTGGCGGCTCAAGCAGGCGGTCCGGAGCCTGGTCAGCAAAGGCTCCCTGGTCCAGACCTCGGGCAGCGGCGCCTCGGGCTCCTTCAAACTCAGCAGCAAAGggcagaaggaggaggccacccggGCGGAGGAGAAGCCGAGGGTGAGGCCCCCCGGCCGGCAGAGGGGCCGGAAAGCCGCGGCCAAGAGGCCCAAGAGGAGGGTCGCCCCCaggaagatggggaggggggcgAAGGGGAGCCGCAAAGCCAGAAGCCCCAAGGGGAGGAAGGCGGCCCGGAGCCCCGGGAAGGGCGGGCGCCAGCGGGCAAAGCCCAGGAAACTGGCCCAACCCCCGGAGGAAGAGGGCAAAGCTCCGGCCCCGGAGGAAATCTCCGCCTCTGAGGAAACCAGCCAAACCTGTTCGGAGATTCAGGGCAAAAACTGA
- the LOC121291341 gene encoding histone H1-like, which produces MSKRDGCGLIGISPMAESVPAKTDVPVPAPPDCAAAAPAAKKKAAYRPQKSGGAAVAEQILEAVAATKERQAAKLGPLKKTISASGYELEKGGGGARPNPPLSTVANKGSPAESGAGTSSASLHPEQQQEKEEEEEEGGPEEGEAEDGTKGGAKRKAPTAKRAAPKRAAAKRAKKAAAKSPRKGTAAKPRKAAKRPATCRPVGRKRAAGKRR; this is translated from the coding sequence ATGTCGAAGCGCGACGGCTGCGGACTCATTGGGATCAGTCCGATGGCCGAGAGCGTCCCCGCCAAAACCGATGTCCCCGTACCTGCTCCTCCCGATTGCGCCGCCGCCGCCCCAGCCGCCAAGAAGAAGGCCGCCTACCGGCCGCAGAAAAGCGGCGGCGCGGCGGTGGCCGAGCAGATCCTGGAGGCGGTGGCCGCCACCAAGGAGCGCCAGGCGGCCAAGCTGGGCCCCCTGAAGAAAACCATCTCGGCCTCCGGCTACGAGCTGGAGAAGGGCGGCGGCGGCGCCCGGCCCAACCCGCCGCTCAGCACCGTGGCCAACAAGGGATCCCCGGCCGAGAGCGGGGCCGGCACCTCCTCGGCCTCCCTCCAcccggagcagcagcaggagaaggaggaggaggaggaggaagggggaccGGAGGAAGGAGAGGCCGAGGACGGCACCAAAGGAGGGGCCAAGAGGAAAGCGCCGACGGCCAAGAGAGCGGCCCCGAAGAGAGCGGCGGCCAAACGGGCCAAGAAAGCGGCGGCCAAGAGCCCCCGAAAGGGGACGGCGGCCAAGCCGAGAAAAGCTGCTAAGCGGCCGGCAACGTGCAGGCCTGTGGGGCGTAAGCGGGCGGCGGGGAAGAGGAGGTAG